From one Chanodichthys erythropterus isolate Z2021 chromosome 3, ASM2448905v1, whole genome shotgun sequence genomic stretch:
- the LOC137017206 gene encoding NACHT, LRR and PYD domains-containing protein 3-like: MASAEKLLLNSLKELVEADLKEFQWHLKNDHECISKYEMEKADRLETVDKMVACFGPEEAVKITVEILRKMNHNNLAEQLENKHKQGSTADDSQAALHDYTKASLSLKGRLKQDCEQILVGNAETGHLKYLNDIYTDLYLVENETGGTINDHEVRKMEMNNKQLDAKNTQVQCNNLFKVHEDRRNRKVLTMGIAGVGKTISVNKFILDWVEGKENQDIAFIFPLPFRQLNLTKENCSLMKLLHEHFFNDPKELPSLPEGDGKVLFIFDGLDECRFPLSFKEGGRFTNVNKQTTVSKIVTSLIKRHLVPSALVWITSRPAAASLIPRHYIDQVTEVRGFNNEQKEQFFIKNSSPEVAGNIIRHIRKSRSLYIMCHIPVFCWISLTVLQPLLARESNDKTPTTLTGMYTKFLIAQQQQMEEKYSDVSEAKANAISFDQIILKLGKLAFQQLKKGNLIFYKEDLEECGLDVSEGSVYSGLCTRMFQEENVSARNVYSFVHLSVQEFLAAVFVFFMNKDKKANSFLQSWNKMTQKLSKEDPMFQLQKAAIKKALDSKNGHLDLFLRFLLGLSLESNQSDLKELLPGLELKTENVKDTTDYIKMKIEKEKSVERTINLFHCLSELKDEGFVEEIQKNLSSGNLSAQNLSSVQWSGLVYVLLMSEETQEMFELQKYRRSDEAVMRLLPVIKNTRKALLHGCNLTVQCCKSLSSVLQSSGSVLKEMDLSNNDLQDSGVKILSEGLKSSNCQLEILKLSGCMVTEEGCGYVSSALSSNPLHLRELDLSYNHPGDSGVKLLSENLKDSNCTLDKLNVDHGGEIRITPGLRKYSHQLTLDLNTVNKYLCLSERNREIKDSDTDQSYPDHPDRFDYLEQVLCRESVCGRSYWEIEWSGDVYISVSYKNISRKGRGKECWFGFNDQSWSLICSSSRYSFRHSNIKTVLPVKSISCRIGVYVDYSAGTLSFYSVSDTMSLVYTVQTTFIQPLYPGFGVYSSGSSVKLC; encoded by the exons ATGGCGTCTGCTGAAAAGCTGCTTCTGAACTCACTGAAGGAACTGGTTGAAGCTGATCTAAAGGAGTTTCAGTGGCACTTAAAAAATGATCATGAGTGTATATCAAAATATGAAATGGAGAAAGCAGATAGGTTAGAAACAGTGGATAAGATGGTGGCATGTTTTGGGCCAGAAGAAGCTGTGAAGATCACGGTGGAGATCCTAAGAAAGATGAACCACAACAATTTGGCTGAGCAGCTGgagaacaaacacaagcaag GCTCAACTGCAGATGACAGTCAAGCTGCTCTTCATGATTACACAAAGGCCAGTCTTAGCCTGAAGGGCAGATTAAAACAGGACTGTGAGCAGATATTGGTTGGTAATGCAGAGACGGGTCATCTGAAATACCTGAACGATATTTACACTGATCTATACTTAGTGGAGAATGAGACTGGAGGAACAATAAATGACCATGAGGTGAGAAAGATggaaatgaataataaacaattagATGCCAAGAACACACAAGTTCAGTGCAATAATCTTTTTAAAGTCCACGAGGATCGACGAAACAGAAAGGTACTGACGATGGGGATCGCAGGGGTAGGAAAAACAATCTCTGTCAACAAATTCATCCTTGACTGGGttgaaggaaaagaaaatcAGGATATAGCCTTCATTTTTCCTCTGCCGTTCCGTCAGCTAAATTTGACTAAAGAGAACTGCAGTCTCATGAAACTGCTTCACGAACACTTCTTTAATGATCCTAAGGAACTGCCTTCTCTTCCTGAAGGTGACGGTAAGGTCTTGTTCATCTTTGATGGGCTGGATGAATGTCGCTTCCCTTTGAGCTTTAAAGAGGGTGGCAGATTTACAAatgttaacaaacaaacaacagtgAGTAAGATAGTTACAAGCCTTATCAAGAGACACCTGGTTCCCTCTGCTCTCGTCTGGATCACATCCAGACCAGCAGCAGCCAGTCTGATACCCCGACACTACATTGATCAGGTGACTGAAGTGCGAGGATTTAATAATGAACAGAAAGAGcaattttttatcaaaaacagCAGTCCTGAGGTTGCTGGAAACATCATCCGTCACATTAGGAAATCGAGGAGTCTGTACATCATGTGCCACATCCCCGTCTTCTGCTGGATCTCTCTCACTGTTCTTCAGCCTCTCCTGGCTCGAGAGAGCAATGACAAAACACCAACAACTCTCACTGGGATGTACACAAAATTCTTAATTGCTCAGCAGCAACAGATGGAGGAAAAATACTCTGATGTCTCTGAAGCTAAAGCCAATGCAATCTCTTTTGATCAGATTATTCTGAAGCTTGGGAAACTGGCCTTTCAACAACTGAAGAAAGGAAATCTGATTTTCTACAAAGAAGATCTTGAGGAATGTGGACTAGATGTCAGTGAAGGGTCAGTGTACTCTGGGTTATGCACACGGATGTTTCAGGAGGAAAACGTTTCAGCCAGAAATGTTTACAGCTTCGTACATCTCAGCGTCCAGGAATTCCTTGCTGCTGTCTTTGTGTTTTTTATGAACAAAGACAAGAAAGCAAACTCCTTTCTTCAATCCTGGAATAAAATGACACAGAAACTCTCCAAAGAGGATCCAATGTTTCAGCTTCAAAAGGCTGCCATCAAGAAGGCATTAGACAGCAAGAATGGACACCTGGACCTTTTCCTCCGGTTCCTTCTGGGTCTCTCACTGGAGTCCAATCAGAGTGACCTGAAAGAACTACTGCCAGGACTGGAACTCAAAACAGAGAATGTTAAAGACACAACTGAttatatcaaaatgaaaatagagAAGGAGAAATCAGTAGAGAGGACCATCAATCTCTTCCACTGTCTGAGTGAACTGAAAGATGAAGGATTTGTGGAGGAAATCCAGAAGAATCTGAGCTCAGGAAATCTTTCAGCACAGAATCTATCCTCTGTTCAGTGGTCTGGTCTGGTGTATGTACTCCTGATGTCAGAAGAGACTCAAGAGATGTTTGAACTACAGAAATACAGAAGATCTGATGAAGCAGTGATGAGACTGCTGCCAGTAATAAAAAACACCAGAAAAGCACT GCTACATGGCTGTAATCTCACTGTCCAGTGTTGTAAGAGTTTGTCTTCAGTTCTACAATCCTCAGGCTCTGTCCTGAAAGAGATGGATCTGAGTAACAATGACCTGCAGGATTCTGGAGTAAAGATTCTTTCTGAAGGACTAAAGAGTTCAAACTGTCAGCTGGAGATACTGAA attgTCTGGCTGTATGGTGACAGAAGAAGGCTGTGGTTATGTGTCTTCAGCTCTGAGTTCAAACCCTttacacctgagagagctggatctgagctaCAATCACCCAGGAGATTCAGGAGTCAAGCTGCTCTCTGAAAATCTGAAGGATTCAAACTGCACACTAGACAAACTCAA TGTTGATCATGGAGGTGAAATCAGGATTACACCAGGTCTAAGAAAAT attcccatcaGCTCACTTTGGATCTGAACACAGTGAATAAATACCTGTGTCTGTCTGAGAGGAACAGAGAGATTAAGGACTCTGACACAGATCAgtcgtatcctgatcatccagacagatttgattaTTTGGAgcaggtgttgtgtagagagagcGTGTGTGGACGTTcttactgggagattgagtggagtGGTGATGTGtatatatcagtgtcatataagaaCATCAGCAGGAAGGGACGGGGTAAAGAGTGTTGGTTTGGATTCaatgatcagtcctggagtttAATCTGCTCTTCCTCCAGATACTCATTTAGACACAGTAACATAAAGACTGTTCTCCCTGTAAAGTCCATCAGCTGtagaataggagtgtatgtggattacagtgcaggaactctatccttctacagcgtctctgacACAATGAGCCTCGTCTacacagtccagaccacattcatTCAGCCACTCTATCCTGGGTTTGGGGTTTATTCTTCTGGATCATCAGTGAAACTGTGCTGA